The Brassica napus cultivar Da-Ae chromosome C7, Da-Ae, whole genome shotgun sequence genome has a segment encoding these proteins:
- the LOC106411459 gene encoding nudix hydrolase 17, mitochondrial, with translation MGVEKMVCLVSRTGRQFQRYNKGRRQVVGCIPYRFKLSSDGKISDEVEVLVISSQKGHAMMFPKGGWELDESVEEAASRESLEEAGVLGNVEHQLGKWDFLSKSRGTYYEGLMFPMLVTEQLELWPEQHARQRIWMNVVDAREACRDWWMKEALDILVARLSSPMIQPKEEKTLSISIETMC, from the exons ATGGGAGTTGAAAAAATGGTGTGTTTGGTTTCTCGCACTGGTCGTCAGTTTCAGAGATACAACAAAGGTCGTCGTCAAGTCGTCGG ATGTATTCCGTACAGATTCAAGTTATCAAGCGATGGAAAAATTAGTGACGAGGTAGAAGTTCTTGTTATCTCTTCTCAAAAAGGCCACGCCATGATGTTCCCTAAG gGTGGTTGGGAGCTTGATGAATCTGTAGAAGAAGCTGCATCAAGAGAGTCTCTTGAAGAAGCTGGAGTTCTTGGCAACGTTGAg CATCAGTTAGGAAAATGGGACTTTTTGAGCAAAAGCAGAGGAACATACTATGAAGGACTAATGTTCCCTATGCTTGTTACAGAACAACTTGAGCTGTGGCCTGAACAACATGCTAGGCAAAGAATCTGG ATGAACGTAGTAGACGCCAGAGAAGCCTGTAGAGATTGGTGGATGAAAGAAGCTTTAGATATTTTGGTTGCGAGACTCTCATCACCAATGATTCAACCAAAGGAAGAGAAGACTCTTTCCATCTCTATTGAAACAATGTGCTGA